CGGCATACGGATACGGTATCTCGGAGACGTCGGCGCTCACGGGCCCGTAGTCGGACGGCGCCTGCGCGAACACGCCCGTCGCGATCGCCGACAGAAACGTGCCGGCCGCCAGCGCACTTTGAATCCGGAACCAGGTCATGTGCAGCGTCCTGTAGGCGGAGTGGATCGACGCGGTGAAGCTACGTTCAGCCGATCTCGTCAGCCACCGGGAGCCCCTTGCGCCTTCTGAGCTGCTAGTCCGACTGCAACGCCGTCTTCGGATCGAGCCGCGCGGCGCGAGCCGCGGGAATCAGGCTTGCCGCCGCGGCCACGACAAGCATTGTCGTCACCACGACGCCGAACACGCGCGGATCTCTCGGTCCCTGGTCAAAGAGCAGTGGTTCGACCCAACGCCCCGCGACGAGCGCGATCGCACCTCCGACTACCACACCGGCTGTGGCGACGCGCACCCCTTCCGTCACGACGAGGCGCACCACGCGCGATTGCCCCGCGCCGAGCGCGAGCCGAACGCCGAGTTCATGTTGACGCTGCGTGACGTTGTACGCGATCACGCTGTAGAGTCCCACCGCGGCGAGGATGAGCGCGAGCGCCCCGAACGCCGTGAACAGAGTGGCGCCTATGACCCACGGTCGCATCTGGGCATCCACGAAATCGCCGAGGCGTCCGACGGTGACGTACGACGCGCCCGGCATCTCCTGTTGGAGGCGCTTTCGCAGCGGTTCAGCGAGCTGTTTCGCGTTCGAGCTGCGCACGAACAGGCCGCCGACCTGCGGCTGCCACTGCGCAGCCGGCATGTAATAGAAATAGAGCTTGGACTCGGGCTCGATCGACTGCGAGTGGATGTCCTCCGCCACGCCGACGACGTACCGGCACGGCACCGTGTCGATCAACCCGACGCGCATGCACTTACCGATCGGGTCCTGCCCCGGCCAAAGCACGCGTGCCATGGACTGCCCGACGACCGTCACGAGGGGCGCGCCATCGATGTCGGCACTCGTAATCCCTCGTCCGCGGAGAATCCGCGTGCCCATCGTCGTGAAATAGTCCGACGAAACGGTGTTGAAGTCGAATTCGCCAAGCAGGTCGGTGGAATCGATGCCGGCCACGAAAACGGGATACGACGACATGCCGCCGAACGGTATCGATTCCTGCAGCGTCGCGTGGGTCGCACCCGGTACGCTCAAGGCGGCGTCGAGTAGTCGCAGGCGCAACGTCGTTTTCGCCGCGCTGTCGACGCGCGCATCACGGATGTTCACCTTGACCTGAAGGACCGAATCCGCGTCGAACCCAATGCGCACGTCGTGCACGTTTCGCAAGCTCTGAACGAACAGTCCCGCGCCCACGAGCAGGACGACGGAGAGTGCGCTCTGAACCAGCAGCAGCGCCGTCCTCAACCTGCTTCGCCGATGTCCGCCGTCGCGAGCGCCGGATTTGAGGTCACCGATCAGATCGCCGCGCCGGATTTGCGTGAGCGACGCCAGGCCCGCGACCACGCCGGCGAAGATCGTGATGAGCGCGGCGAAGCTCAGCGTCCGCCAATCGCCGAGCACTGACGGGCGGTCCGTGCCAGGAAGAAACGCCGCGCTCAGCACGCCGCTCGCCCATATCGCGACGACGATCCCCGCCGCGCCGCCGAGTGCCGCCAGCACCATGCCTTCGGTGAGCGATCGCGCGAGGAGCCGGCGCCCACTGACCCCGAGCGCGATCCGCACCGCCGTCTCGCGCTTCCGACGCATGGCGCGGGCCAGCATGAGGTTTACCACGTTCGCGCACGCGATCAACAGCACGATGATCGTCACGCCGCTCAGCCATTTCGCCGCGGGGGTGGTGTTTGACGCGTCTGGCCCACGCTCGGCCAACACCGACGCGGCAAGCGCCCGTGGGCGAAGCTCGCTCAACGGCGCGTTCCCGTCATACTGTCTCTGGTAGCTACGGCGAAGCGCATTCGTCAGATCCGCGGTCGCGGCGCTCACGGTGACGCCAGGGTTTCGCCGCGCCAGCAACTCCAATCCGATCGCGGTGCCGTACGTCGTCGCCCAGTTCTTTGGCGGCCGCGTGGACGCATAGGTAGACACGGGGACGTATGCGACCGGCGGAAGAAACTGCCAAACGCCGACGAACCGATCGGGCGTCACGCCGATGACCGTATACG
The window above is part of the Gemmatimonadaceae bacterium genome. Proteins encoded here:
- a CDS encoding ADOP family duplicated permease; this translates as MRLLRRIAYLLRRSNNARDIADEMEFHRTMIQDRLVKQGMRPDDARDAARRTMGNETYMREESRGVWLRPSLEAVWQDATHTLRALRRAPTFAIGVTLTLGLGIGANSAMFSLVDRLLFRPPARLIHPSSVHRVYLYRTSRGIEAERGGQYARYKDLATYSTQVSVAAFSRKSLAIGVGQDTRMEPVAVVSANFFGFFDAPPVIGRYFTLTEDSPEQLAPVAVLSYYAWKTDFGGRANVIGSVVQIDAAPYTVIGVTPDRFVGVWQFLPPVAYVPVSTYASTRPPKNWATTYGTAIGLELLARRNPGVTVSAATADLTNALRRSYQRQYDGNAPLSELRPRALAASVLAERGPDASNTTPAAKWLSGVTIIVLLIACANVVNLMLARAMRRKRETAVRIALGVSGRRLLARSLTEGMVLAALGGAAGIVVAIWASGVLSAAFLPGTDRPSVLGDWRTLSFAALITIFAGVVAGLASLTQIRRGDLIGDLKSGARDGGHRRSRLRTALLLVQSALSVVLLVGAGLFVQSLRNVHDVRIGFDADSVLQVKVNIRDARVDSAAKTTLRLRLLDAALSVPGATHATLQESIPFGGMSSYPVFVAGIDSTDLLGEFDFNTVSSDYFTTMGTRILRGRGITSADIDGAPLVTVVGQSMARVLWPGQDPIGKCMRVGLIDTVPCRYVVGVAEDIHSQSIEPESKLYFYYMPAAQWQPQVGGLFVRSSNAKQLAEPLRKRLQQEMPGASYVTVGRLGDFVDAQMRPWVIGATLFTAFGALALILAAVGLYSVIAYNVTQRQHELGVRLALGAGQSRVVRLVVTEGVRVATAGVVVGGAIALVAGRWVEPLLFDQGPRDPRVFGVVVTTMLVVAAAASLIPAARAARLDPKTALQSD